The sequence below is a genomic window from Anopheles cruzii chromosome 3, idAnoCruzAS_RS32_06, whole genome shotgun sequence.
TCCTGGATGCGCCCATTCATGACGGAGTTTTCGGCCATATGTTCCGGACTAGACAGCGGCATGGATTTGATGTAGTTCAGATAGTTCACCTTATCAATCTGTAGTGAGGCGCAAAACGCTTCCTCACTGATGTCCAGCTGGTTTCGTTTGGACGCCATCGCGGCCAGAGTGGCCCACAGCAGCTGATTCTGTACCAAGCGGCACAGCTTCAGCGACCGTTCCCACTGATTTTCGGCAAACAGTTTGTGCAGTATCACGCAGTAGGTTTTCACCGAGACGGTGAAAATGGCCCCGGAGCTTCGGAACGTCACACTGGCCCCTTCAAAGTTTTCCAGCGTAATGTTCTTGCCGAACTCGCTCGTGTCGTACGTGAACGTTGTGAGCGCAATCAAAGTGGGATCCGCACAGGCCTCACCCGGACAATACCACACGCTGTAGCTGAGATCGTGAAGGCCAACGAGGATGTTCGTGTCGTTGGACCACATTACCCGATGTACCTGTGTACCGATCTTGTGCGTCACATACTCTGAACTGCCGGTGCAGTTCGTAATGTGCAGATCCTGGTTCGCGTCCACGTACACCAGATACTGATCGTCGGGACTGCCGAACCGGCAGACGGCCACCTCAACAATTGCCACCTTGGCGTGGATGCTGTATGGTTCCTCCTGCCGGGTGGCACTGGGAAGGAGATCGAACACGTGCAGAATCGTTTGATCGGAGTGATCACGCACCGCTAGCGAGTCCATTCCGAGAGAAATACAGCGACTGTTGAGATGCGCGATCTGGGCCTGTGATCCCGGGTACCGAGGGTTCAAGTGCAGCCGCCCGGAGTACGTGTAAATCCAAATGGAGGAATGGTCAACTAGGAGGAAGTTTCTGTCACAAACAAAGAGTCACAATTATTCCGAATCTCTTCCGAACGTCCAGCGGTACGTACTTTCTGCCAAGCATGATGATGCGAATATCACTCCGCccgtcgatgatgatcgggGTGTTGATGTAGTGCTCGTTGAAAATGTGAATCTGGTGAACCGTTGCGACGACCAAATGGCCATATCCCAGCTCCCACTTGATGACTCGCTCGGAAAAGTCCAGCGTGTCGGTGGTACGCGCGACGATGTCCTGCAGTAGGATCGTTTTGCGACCCGTGGTGATCGCTTTCAGGTTGCGATTCCGCAGCTCCCGTTCGATGATGTGCCCGAAGAGCAGTGTCCCAGTGCTGGTAGAGGACGCTATTTGTGTTCCATCCGCCGACCACACGATATTAAACAAGGAACCGATCACTTGCTGGTTGAACCTCACGATGCTGTGGCTCCACTGCGGGCGAGAGCAAGACATAGTCAGCCTGACATAATCGAACCCGATGATCAACTTACCCCGGTGCTGTGGCAAAGCTTGACCATGTTGAATCCTccaacggccagcagctcACCATCCGGACAGAACTCAACCGACGTTATGGCGTAGTCATCGGCCACGCTCGTGTAAACGTTCGTGCCCTGTGTGTCCCAGATCTTGTACCGACAGTCTTCGCCACCGGTCGCTATCAGGGCCGTATTGTTCGACCACGACAGACACAGCACCATCCCGTCGTGGGCTCTCCACTTGGTCAGCTTACTGTTCGCGGCCAACGGTTTGATCGCTACGAACGATCCCTGGCTGTAGGCAatggccgtcgccgttggcGCCCAGCAGGCACACCGAATTTGGCCCTCGTTTTGCACGACCGTCGACCGTAGCATACCGGAACGGGACCAAATCTTGATGACACCATCCTCGCCGGCCGTCAGCAGTCCGGCTCCGTCGGGGCTCCAGCGagaggccaccaccgttcccGCGTGGGCCGCAACATTGCGCTCGACACGCGCACTTTTGTTCAGTATTACAAACCTTCCGTCTTCGCTCGATATCAGCAAACTTTCGCCACCCTTACTGCCCGACCCGGGACCAATGGTAGCGCTGGCGACACCCGAGCCCCTCGCGTAGAGCCAGTGCATATCGGTCGGAACGAATCCCTCGGGCAGCTTGGCCACTTTCACCATCTCCCGATTGGTGGAGGTCCACTTGTGGAGATCGTCGCTGCAGCAGCTGTACACATCCTCGTTGTTGCTCCACCCGAGCGTCGAAATAGTATCCTTGAGTTTCGAATCCTTCGAGAGATAGGTTTTGAACTTCATTTTATCTGCCCTCGCTTGTGGGTAGTAAAGTGAAAACGACAAACTTTGTTTGTGTACGGTAACCGTTGCTAGGatactccggctccggcccccGTGTTGGTCTTTCCTTAGTTTGAACCGGTCCTGATCGTTGCTAGCCTGTCGCTTGCGTCGTCGTGCTTCAAACTCACTGCTATTTGAAACCTACTTGATCGATTCATTTAGAACTTGGTACATATTTTGTGCATATTCCCTCGACATATGGAATACATTTAAAGTGAAATTGATTAGAGAACGTAATGGGGGGATTTTATGATACTTCTGATGGATTTGATGAGCAATTTCTAATAGTTGTGTAAGAgcgcatttttgttttgaacccCTCAAACTGGAAACAGTGATCATAGTGGtgtattattgtttattgaaccattattattggttttttattatcatcagAACATTCCGTTCGCTGCGCTAGTCCCGCGATTGTCCGGCTGGGCCAGAGTCACCTTGTCCACGTGAACGAACGCGCTGGCATCACTAGACGGCATAAAGCGGCGAACATATTCCATTGCCACCGGCAACATTCGCCTTTCGAATTCTTGGCTATTTTGCCGAAGGTCGGGTCCATGACGATGGCAAAACATTCGCGTACGAGTCTAAGCCACTCCCGCATCTGGATAGATTGATCAACTTCGTGATCCTCCATCTGATCACTAAAAGCCTCCTGCTGGATAGATGGCACCACTTCCGGATCCTCTATCTGATCACTAAAGGCCTCCTGCTGGATAGATGGAACCACTTCCGGATCCTCTATCTGATCACAATGGAGCTCCGGCTCACTTCCTGCACGTTCGTTCTGCAAGCGCCCGCTTGGACCTGCGCCAGGGTTGGCCCCCGGTTGGTTCTTCCTTGGTTTGGACCGGTTCTTCTTCCGACCTTTCAGCCGTCGTCCAGAAAACTCTGCGGATGACATTCTGCGGCCAAGACAAAAGGATCTTAGGTTCTTCTCCTCTACTAGAGTGGTAGCTTTTTCTACAGTCGTAGGGAACTGTTTTCGGTCGCATCTTGTGTCGAGACGCAGTTAGCACAGTTAACAACAATTAACCACTTACCTTGCACCTTTCAATTATCCGTATCAggtatttttttatataatgAATCAGCTTTTCTCAGGCTTCAGCCAACAGCCAAATTTTCGGTGTACCACGAGCACAACGGAAACAGTAGAAGTGACAGACTATGAAAAAGACTATGACAGACTATTGGGCTATTGAAAAACAGTTCAGTTCGTTTACAACCGTGATTGACTGATCAATGAAGATGAAGACACTGTTTTCTTGCTGTTTTTCCAGTTTCACTGAACCCTTGTTTGCACCG
It includes:
- the LOC128270842 gene encoding intraflagellar transport protein 80 homolog; amino-acid sequence: MKFKTYLSKDSKLKDTISTLGWSNNEDVYSCCSDDLHKWTSTNREMVKVAKLPEGFVPTDMHWLYARGSGVASATIGPGSGSKGGESLLISSEDGRFVILNKSARVERNVAAHAGTVVASRWSPDGAGLLTAGEDGVIKIWSRSGMLRSTVVQNEGQIRCACWAPTATAIAYSQGSFVAIKPLAANSKLTKWRAHDGMVLCLSWSNNTALIATGGEDCRYKIWDTQGTNVYTSVADDYAITSVEFCPDGELLAVGGFNMVKLCHSTGWSHSIVRFNQQVIGSLFNIVWSADGTQIASSTSTGTLLFGHIIERELRNRNLKAITTGRKTILLQDIVARTTDTLDFSERVIKWELGYGHLVVATVHQIHIFNEHYINTPIIIDGRSDIRIIMLGRKNFLLVDHSSIWIYTYSGRLHLNPRYPGSQAQIAHLNSRCISLGMDSLAVRDHSDQTILHVFDLLPSATRQEEPYSIHAKVAIVEVAVCRFGSPDDQYLVYVDANQDLHITNCTGSSEYVTHKIGTQVHRVMWSNDTNILVGLHDLSYSVWYCPGEACADPTLIALTTFTYDTSEFGKNITLENFEGASVTFRSSGAIFTVSVKTYCVILHKLFAENQWERSLKLCRLVQNQLLWATLAAMASKRNQLDISEEAFCASLQIDKVNYLNYIKSMPLSSPEHMAENSVMNGRIQEAETILLHNKRIPEAIRFCLRMHRWNKALEVALKHEQDVDLVLAERKRYLQALEREENDPQFLALDAPDKSDNSSKTPFSNFHRSVKRTYHREFPYSNPVNEESLTERCIGIDIGRRINT